The bacterium genome contains a region encoding:
- the infC gene encoding translation initiation factor IF-3, whose amino-acid sequence MNYRTNNQITALELRVIDETSAHLGVMTKEAALGLAKERGLDLIEITSTAKPPIAQIISFDKFRYQKEKEFKKQRLAQRKTAFELKQVRISPRAAQNDLATKAGLAEKFLQTGHKVEILLLLKGREKGNKDWGLLKLREFIKIIKIPCKITLEPRFIGRGFVVQIIKE is encoded by the coding sequence ATTAACTACCGCACCAACAATCAAATTACCGCCCTGGAATTGAGAGTAATTGATGAGACCAGCGCCCATTTGGGTGTAATGACAAAAGAGGCGGCTTTAGGTTTGGCTAAGGAAAGAGGTTTGGATTTGATTGAAATTACCTCAACCGCCAAACCGCCTATAGCCCAGATAATCAGTTTTGATAAATTCAGGTATCAGAAAGAAAAAGAATTTAAAAAACAGCGGCTGGCCCAAAGGAAAACCGCTTTTGAGCTGAAACAAGTAAGGATCAGCCCGCGGGCCGCTCAAAACGATTTAGCGACCAAAGCCGGATTGGCGGAAAAATTCCTGCAAACCGGCCATAAAGTGGAAATCCTTTTGCTGTTAAAAGGCCGGGAAAAAGGAAACAAGGATTGGGGCCTTTTAAAACTCCGGGAATTCATTAAAATAATCAAAATCCCCTGCAAGATTACCCTGGAGCCGAGGTTTATCGGCCGAGGATTTGTAGTTCAAATAATTAAAGAATAA